A window of the Ammospiza nelsoni isolate bAmmNel1 chromosome 29, bAmmNel1.pri, whole genome shotgun sequence genome harbors these coding sequences:
- the LOC132085188 gene encoding zinc finger and SCAN domain-containing protein 2-like has translation MGGRTENAHCLERGKSFRRSSDLISHQMIHTGEWPYKCGECGKGFSCSSALVTHQRIHTGERPYECPQCPKRFQTSSDLLLHQQIHTEQRPSCCPDCGKGFKHNLTLIRHRRIHIGERSYECPQCGQTFSQSSELVVHKKLHDGEKPHKCLQCGKNFRWSSHLISHQMIHTGEWPYECGECGKGFSYRSNLVTHQRLHTGEKPYECTQCQKRFQSSSNLLQHQRIHTEERPFLCPECGKGFKHNSNLIKHRRIHTGERPYQCATCGKRFQTSSHLLLHERIHTDERPFHCPDCGKGFKHNSTLITHRRIHTGERPYECPQCEKSFTSSSHLTRHQRSHQ, from the exons ATGGGTGGCAGAACTGAAAATGCTCACTG CTTGGAgcgtgggaagagcttcagacGGAGCTCCGacctgatcagccaccagatgatccacaccGGGGAATGGCCCTAcaagtgtggggaatgtgggaagggcttcagctgcagctctgccctcgtCACCCACCaacgcatccacactggggagaggccttatgagtgtccccagtgtccgaagaggtttcagaccagctctgatctcctcctgcaccagcagattcacacagagcagaggccctcctgctgtcctgactgtgggaagggcttcaagcacaactTGACCCTCATCAggcaccggcgcatccacatCGGGGAGAGGtcctacgagtgtccccagt gtggGCAGACCTTCAGCCAGAGTTCAGAGCTGGTGGTCCATAAGAAgcttcatgatggggagaagccccacaagtgcTTGCAGTGTGGGAAGAACTTTAGGTGGAGCTCCCacctgatcagccaccagatgatccacaccGGGGAAtggccctacgagtgtggggagtgtgggaagggcttcagctacAGATCCAACCTTGTGACCCACCAACGtctccacactggggagaagccctaCGAGTGTAcccagtgtcagaagaggtttcagagcagctccaatctcctccagcaccagcggATTCACAccgaggagaggcccttcctctgccctgagtgcgggaagggcttcaagcacaactccaaCCTCATCAagcaccggcgcatccacactggggagaggccctaccaGTGCGCCAcatgtgggaagaggtttcagacaagctcccatctcctcctgcatgAGCGGATTCACACGGATGAGAGGCCCTTCCACTGCCccgactgtgggaagggcttcaagcacaactccacCCTCATCACCCACCGACGcatccacacaggggagaggccctacgagtgtccccagtgtgagAAAAGCTTCACCAGTAGCTCTCACTTGACCAGACACCAACGGAGCCACCagtaa
- the LOC132085264 gene encoding serine/threonine-protein kinase pim-1-like — MVTLRNLMGPLPGVPLLSPPPSPLPGWAMPPARPRPRAGLPRARPRPSRRGLASARLWPCWRWRCWAGISAWGGDGIAALRLRLARARPRTRRRLRSRPRSRPRPLLLPGPAEHTRGAAAPAASAAASPARAPPLGSAASGPEPPGPGAGGDAGPGAGEGRSGAVAGPGPSADSRVPPAGTAQEALQERYRLGSLLGRGGFGSVFAATRLSDGAPVAIKRVPRDRIRHWGELPDGTSAPLEIVLLAKVSGGCGGVIQLLEWLELPDSFLLVLERPERCQELSGFLAERGFLPEEEARELFRQVLEAVQHCTSCGGLHRDIKPENVLLNLASRQLKLIDFGCGAFLQDTAYTQFAGTQSYSPPEWIQHQRYHGEAATIWSLGLLLCHLVMGKHPFQRGQEIIRGRILFPRWLSQECQDVIKRCLSMQPSDRPSLEELFWVKGVSLP, encoded by the exons atggtgacactacGGAACCTCATG GGTCCCTTGCCCggcgtccctctcctctccccgcctccctctccccttccgGGCTgggccatgcccccggcccgcccccggccccgggcggggctgccccgtgcccggccccggccgtcccgccgcggtctcgcctccgcccggctctggccgtGCTGGCGGTGGCGCTGCTGGGCGGGCATCAGTGCCTGGGGCGGGGACGGCATCGCCGCCCTTCGGCTCCGCctggcccgagcccggccccggaCCCGACGCAGGCTCCGGTCCCGACCCCggtcccggccccggcccctgcTCCTCCCGGGGCCCGCGGAGCACACacgcggcgcggccgctcccgccgcttcCGCTGCGGCTTCCCCGGCCCGAGCTCCGCCGCTCGGAAGTGCGGCCTCCGGCCCCGAGCCGCCGGGGCCCGGGGCGGGTGGGGAtgccgggcccggggcgggtgaggggcgctcgggggccgttgctggccccgggccgagcgctgacagccgcgtcccgcccgcagggACGGCACAGGAGGCCCTACAGGAGCGGTACCGGCTGGGATCGCTGCTGGGACGCGGCGGCTTCGGCAGCGTCTTCGCAGCCACGCGGCTCTCGGACGGCGCCCCg GTGGCCATCAAACGCGTGCCGAGGGATCGCATCCGGCACTGGGGCGAGCTG CCCGACGGCACCAGCGCACCCCTGGAGATcgtgctgctggccaaggtgtCCGGTGGCTGTGGCGGTGTCATTCAGCTCCTGGAGTGGCTTGAGCTCCCCGACAGcttcctgctggtgctggagcgTCCGGAGCGGTGCCAGGAGCTCTCGGGTTTCCTGGCGGAGCGGGGGTTCCTGCCGGAGGAGGAGGCGCGGGAGCTGTTCCgccaggtgctggaggccgtgcagcactgcaccagctgcGGGGGCCTGCACCGGGACATTAAGCCCGAGAATgtcctgctcaacctggccaGCAGGCAGCTGAAACTGATCGACTTTGGCTGTGGCGCCTTCCTCCAAGACACAGCCTACACCCAATTTGCAG GAACCCAGTCCTACAGCCCACCAGAGTGGATCCAGCACCAACGCTACCACGGCGAGGCAGCCACGATCTGGTCCCTGGgcctcctgctgtgccacctgGTCATGGGGAAGCACCCGTTCCAGAGGGGCCAGGAGATCATCCGGGGGCGGATCTTGTTCCCACGATGGCTCTCTCAAG AGTGCCAAGATGTTATTAAGAGGTGTTTGTCCATGCAACCCTCGGACAGGCCATCCTTAGAAGAGCTTTTCTGGGTGAAGGGTGTTTCCCTGCCCTAG